One part of the Mangrovibacillus cuniculi genome encodes these proteins:
- a CDS encoding VOC family protein: MNKFVSAVATIEIPVSNLEKSLAFYTEVLAVDIHFKGDKNAMLTFGVKGVPTLFLVETDNVEKLSFANSSTGVEHSIIDFYTPDLKGFYDFLVEKNVEVGSLNLREGSDLGGFGFRDPDGNLLSACNIVHPGQ, from the coding sequence ATGAATAAATTTGTATCAGCTGTTGCAACCATTGAGATTCCTGTATCCAATTTGGAAAAATCCCTTGCATTTTATACGGAAGTTTTGGCTGTGGACATACATTTCAAGGGAGATAAAAATGCCATGCTAACGTTTGGCGTCAAAGGTGTTCCTACTCTTTTTCTAGTTGAAACAGACAATGTAGAAAAACTTAGTTTTGCTAACTCTTCTACAGGTGTTGAGCATAGCATAATTGACTTTTACACACCTGACTTAAAGGGCTTTTATGATTTTCTAGTAGAAAAGAATGTGGAGGTTGGGTCACTCAATTTGCGAGAGGGATCTGATTTGGGTGGCTTTGGCTTCCGAGATCCTGATGGAAACTTACTGAGTGCATGTAATATTGTGCATCCTGGTCAATGA